A single window of Nicotiana sylvestris chromosome 3, ASM39365v2, whole genome shotgun sequence DNA harbors:
- the LOC138887195 gene encoding uncharacterized protein encodes MYHDLKEVYWWNNMKRDVADFVAKCLNCQQVKAEHQRPGGLLQSIEIPMWKWEMINMNFVVGLPRTTCKFDSIWAERTIRTFEDMLRVCALDFKGPDLVHQDMEKVKVIKERLKTTQSCQKSYSNVRRRDLEFKEDDWVFLKVSPMKGVMRFGKKGKLSPR; translated from the exons atgtatcatgatctcaaagaagtttattggtggaataacatgaaaagggatgtggcagactttgtggcaaaatgtctgAACTGTCAACAAGTGAAGGCTGAACATCAAAGGCCTGGAGGATTGttacaaagcatagaaattccaatgtggaaatgggaaatgatcaatATGAATTTTGTGGTAGGATTACCGCGCACTACgtgcaagttcgactcaatttgg GCAGAGCGGACCATTCGGACAtttgaggatatgttgcgtgtttgtgctcttgatttcaaag GTCCAGACCTTGTGCATCAGGatatggagaaggttaaggtcaTTAAGGAGCGGTTGAAAACTACTCAGAGTTGCCAAAAGTCTTATTCAAACGTTCGTCgccgagatttagagttcaaagaagatgattgggtattcctaAAAGTTTcccccatgaaaggtgttatgaggtttggaaagaaagggaaattgagtccgag ATAA